The Mercurialis annua linkage group LG8, ddMerAnnu1.2, whole genome shotgun sequence genome window below encodes:
- the LOC126660447 gene encoding caffeoylshikimate esterase-like, producing MATESENIKFDEEYVLNSRGLKLFTCQWIPTSQEPKALIFICHGYAMECSITMNSTAIRLAKEGFAVYGIDYEGHGKSSGLPAYVESMDNVIDDCSKHFTKICEKQENKGKMRYLLGESMGGAVTLLLHRKQPHFWDGAILVAPMCKLADEMKPPQVVISVLTKLCNFIPTWRIIPSKDIIDLAFKVPEVREQVRANKYCYKGRPRLKTGHELLKTTMDIEQRLQEVSLPFMVLHGEDDKVTDKSVSKQLYDVASSTDKTIKLYPGMWHGLLYGEPLENIEIVFKDIIEWLEKRTNEDNARFERQLKQRNDDLSQSK from the exons ATG GCTACAGAGTCAGAAAACATCAAATTCGATGAG GAATACGTATTGAATTCGAGAGGATTGAAGCTATTTACATGTCAATGGATTCCGACGAGTCAAGAACCGAAGGCTTTGATTTTTATCTGCCATGGTTACGCCATGGAATGCAGTATTACCATGAACA GTACCGCGATTCGGCTAGCGAAAGAAGGATTTGCAGTTTACGGAATAGATTATGAAGGGCATGGAAAATCATCTGGATTACCAGCATATGTTGAAAGTATGGATAATGTAATTGATGATTGTTCtaaacattttacaaaaatatgtg aGAAGCAGGAGAATAAAGGAAAAATGAGGTATTTGTTAGGAGAATCCATGGGAGGAGCTGTGACTCTTCTTTTGCATAGAAAACAACCTCATTTTTGGGATGGAGCTATCTTGGTGGCACCCATGTGtaag CTTGCTGATGAAATGAAACCGCCACAAGTGGTGATAAGTGTTCTCACAAAGCTTTGCAATTTCATTCCAACTTGGAGAATTATACCTTCAAAGGACATTATTGACCTTGCATTTAAGGTCCCTGAAGTTAGAGAACAG GTTAGAGCAAATaaatattgctataaaggtcgTCCTCGCTTGAAAACTGGACATGAACTTTTGAAGACTACAATGGATATAGAACAAAGGCTTCAAGAG GTTTCGTTACCATTTATGGTTCTACACGGCGAAGATGATAAAGTGACGGATAAATCAGTTAGCAAGCAACTATACGACGTAGCATCAAGCACAGACAAGACAATCAAATTATACCCAGGAATGTGGCACGGTTTATTATACGGAGAGCCCTTAGAAAACATTGAAATTGTTTTCAAGGACATAATTGAATGGTTAGAGAAGAGAACTAATGAAGATAATGCAAGATTTGAGAGACAATTAAAACAAAGAAATGATGATTTGTCTCAATCTAAATAA